A genomic window from Bradyrhizobium lupini includes:
- a CDS encoding SRPBCC domain-containing protein — MTEPFIVRRETQIAAPRATVFAYLTDPEKILSWMGSDATTEPHPGGLYLLKGIGPRGGVARGAFREVVPVHRLAYTFGWEGGQEVPPGSSLIEIDLIERDGGTLLRMTHSGLPTEEQAAAHATGWAHYLGRLTAAAAGGDPGPDNGVSNNA; from the coding sequence ATGACCGAACCGTTCATAGTGCGACGCGAGACCCAGATCGCGGCCCCACGCGCCACCGTTTTCGCCTACCTGACCGACCCCGAGAAGATTTTGAGCTGGATGGGTTCCGACGCGACCACGGAGCCACATCCCGGCGGGCTGTATCTGCTCAAAGGCATCGGCCCCCGCGGCGGCGTTGCCCGCGGCGCATTCCGCGAAGTCGTGCCGGTGCATCGGCTCGCCTACACGTTTGGATGGGAGGGCGGCCAGGAAGTGCCGCCCGGCTCAAGCCTGATCGAGATCGACCTGATCGAACGCGACGGCGGCACATTGCTGCGCATGACCCATAGCGGGCTGCCGACCGAGGAACAGGCGGCCGCCCACGCGACGGGATGGGCGCACTATCTGGGACGGCTCACGGCGGCAGCCGCGGGCGGCGATCCCGGTCCCGACAACGGCGTTTCCAACAACGCGTAA
- a CDS encoding adenylate/guanylate cyclase domain-containing protein translates to MHLSPTLAWLVDAAADSAGADRLLADLGAHLVADGVPLAAGSLTLEVPHPLIAKRTWLWRAENGRVIEALGFAPGGLAPDPPNDAGRRWLRDIAEGEVHEDLVGRPDGPLLGWIGPRPFTADETEQLRQAARFAATPLAVLAARATLRATLDAYLGKRSAERVLAAPLRRDLGETIQAALLYADLRNFTLLSETNPPAEVIAALDAWFDRIAGAVHAFGGEVLKFIGDGVLAIFPVVGPSPRQASDATLRAARAAEAGMVYLNAERRAQGLPPLAFGAALHLGEMLWGNIGAANRLDFTAIGPAVNLASRLEGLCKPLGRTVLVSGALAAETDMPLIALGSHSLRGIASPCEVFALPEKQAPMS, encoded by the coding sequence ATGCACCTCTCGCCGACACTCGCCTGGCTTGTCGATGCCGCCGCCGATAGCGCCGGCGCCGACCGCCTGCTCGCGGACCTTGGCGCACATCTGGTCGCCGATGGCGTGCCGCTTGCGGCGGGCAGCCTGACGCTGGAGGTGCCACATCCGCTGATCGCGAAACGGACCTGGTTGTGGCGCGCGGAGAACGGCCGGGTGATCGAAGCGCTCGGCTTCGCACCAGGCGGCCTCGCGCCCGACCCGCCCAACGATGCCGGCCGCCGCTGGCTGCGCGACATCGCGGAGGGTGAAGTGCACGAAGATTTGGTCGGACGGCCCGACGGGCCGTTGCTCGGCTGGATCGGGCCGCGTCCGTTCACCGCGGACGAGACCGAGCAATTGCGCCAGGCCGCGCGCTTTGCCGCTACACCCCTTGCCGTACTTGCCGCGCGTGCAACGTTGCGCGCGACGCTGGATGCCTATCTCGGCAAGCGCAGTGCGGAGCGGGTGCTGGCGGCACCCCTGCGGCGCGACCTCGGCGAGACCATACAGGCCGCGCTGCTCTATGCCGATTTGCGCAACTTCACGCTCCTATCGGAAACCAATCCGCCTGCCGAGGTCATCGCGGCGCTCGATGCCTGGTTCGATCGCATCGCCGGCGCGGTCCACGCCTTCGGCGGCGAGGTGCTGAAATTCATCGGCGACGGTGTGCTCGCGATCTTTCCGGTGGTCGGGCCGTCACCGCGCCAAGCGTCCGATGCAACTCTGCGTGCCGCGCGCGCAGCCGAAGCCGGGATGGTGTATCTCAACGCGGAGCGCCGTGCTCAAGGTCTGCCGCCGCTCGCGTTCGGCGCGGCGCTGCATCTCGGCGAGATGCTATGGGGTAATATCGGTGCCGCCAATCGGCTGGATTTCACCGCGATCGGTCCCGCCGTCAATCTCGCCAGCCGGCTCGAAGGATTGTGCAAGCCGCTCGGCAGAACCGTGCTGGTGTCGGGCGCGCTCGCCGCCGAGACCGACATGCCTCTGATCGCGCTCGGATCGCATTCGCTGCGGGGCATCGCCTCGCCATGCGAGGTGTTTGCGCTGCCGGAGAAACAAGCTCCGATGTCGTAG
- a CDS encoding EVE domain-containing protein codes for MAYWLVKSEPSVWSWDQQVAKGAKGEAWTGVRNYTARQNLVAMKKGDKAFFYHSNEGKEIVGIAEIIKEAYPDPTDKTEKFVCVDIKADKPLKTPVSMAAIKAEKKLADMALVKYSRLSVQPVTAEEWKLVCKMGGM; via the coding sequence ATGGCGTACTGGCTGGTGAAATCCGAACCATCGGTGTGGTCCTGGGACCAGCAGGTGGCGAAAGGCGCCAAGGGCGAAGCCTGGACCGGCGTGCGCAATTACACCGCGCGCCAGAACCTCGTCGCCATGAAGAAGGGCGACAAGGCGTTCTTCTATCATTCCAACGAGGGCAAGGAGATCGTCGGCATCGCGGAGATTATCAAGGAAGCCTACCCCGATCCGACCGACAAGACCGAGAAATTCGTCTGCGTCGACATCAAGGCCGACAAGCCCTTGAAGACACCGGTGTCGATGGCCGCGATCAAGGCCGAGAAGAAGCTCGCCGACATGGCCCTGGTGAAATATTCGCGCCTCTCGGTGCAGCCGGTGACGGCCGAGGAATGGAAGCTCGTCTGCAAGATGGGCGGGATGTAG
- the tsaD gene encoding tRNA (adenosine(37)-N6)-threonylcarbamoyltransferase complex transferase subunit TsaD — translation MLVLGIETTCDETAAAVIERAPDGSGKILSNIVWSQVEEHARFGGVVPEIAARAHVDLLDGIIDRAMTEAGIDFAQLDGVAAAAGPGLIGGVIVGLTTAKAIAMVHDTPLVAVNHLEAHALTPRLTDALEFPYCLFLASGGHTQIVAVTGVGQYVRLGTTVDDAIGEAFDKVAKMLGLPYPGGPQVERAAANGDAARFAFPRPLQGRPDANFSLSGLKTAVRNEASRLAEITPQDVNDLCASFQAAVLDSTADRLSVGLKLFREQFGAPRALVAAGGVAANQAIRGALHDVARKAGTQLIMPPPALCTDNGAMIAWAGAERLALGMTDTMEAQPRARWLLDANATAPAGYGKTRAGF, via the coding sequence ATGCTGGTACTGGGCATCGAAACCACCTGCGACGAGACCGCCGCGGCGGTGATCGAGCGTGCGCCTGACGGCAGCGGCAAGATCCTGTCCAATATCGTGTGGTCGCAGGTCGAGGAGCATGCCCGTTTCGGCGGCGTGGTACCGGAGATCGCGGCCCGCGCCCATGTCGACCTGCTCGACGGCATCATCGACCGCGCCATGACTGAGGCCGGCATCGACTTCGCCCAGCTCGACGGTGTCGCGGCCGCCGCGGGCCCGGGACTGATCGGCGGCGTCATCGTCGGGCTCACCACCGCGAAGGCGATCGCGATGGTGCACGACACGCCGCTGGTCGCGGTGAACCATCTGGAAGCGCATGCGCTGACACCGCGCCTGACCGACGCACTCGAATTTCCCTATTGCCTGTTTCTCGCCTCGGGCGGCCATACCCAGATCGTTGCCGTCACCGGCGTCGGACAGTATGTGCGGCTCGGCACCACCGTCGACGATGCGATCGGCGAAGCCTTCGACAAGGTGGCGAAGATGCTGGGGCTGCCCTATCCGGGCGGCCCGCAGGTCGAGCGCGCGGCAGCCAACGGCGATGCCGCGCGATTTGCGTTTCCGCGGCCGCTGCAGGGACGCCCCGACGCCAACTTCTCACTCTCGGGATTGAAGACAGCGGTGCGCAACGAAGCAAGCCGGTTGGCCGAGATCACACCGCAGGACGTCAACGATCTCTGCGCGAGCTTCCAGGCCGCCGTGCTCGACTCCACCGCCGACCGGCTGAGCGTCGGCCTGAAACTCTTCCGCGAGCAGTTCGGTGCACCGCGTGCGCTGGTGGCGGCCGGCGGTGTCGCCGCCAATCAGGCGATCCGCGGCGCGCTGCATGACGTTGCGAGGAAAGCCGGAACACAATTGATCATGCCGCCGCCGGCGCTCTGCACCGACAATGGTGCAATGATCGCCTGGGCCGGCGCGGAACGTCTCGCGCTCGGCATGACCGACACGATGGAAGCACAGCCTCGCGCGCGCTGGCTGCTCGATGCGAACGCGACGGCACCGGCCGGATACGGCAAGACACGCGCGGGATTCTAG
- a CDS encoding COG4223 family protein, giving the protein MADDKPEDAGLAPESGRAKRIPPTIDLEATEVSTQPQQVTGEPEAGAATEQAAHEQAKSEEEKSQEEKSQEEKSQEVRSEEAITAPQPEPAEEESSVASASVSPSISPWVIAPFSGAVAAAIVIAVGWMLGWPAVQAPPAAPQVTGATVEALSGRVAAVEAKAGKPAADPAMVARIDALEKSATSLRSEIANLRAQSDKTASALNDATSAPRAAAPDLAALNDRLAQLERASKTERAELAQQSEKIADAKTMDDKPLRHVVAAALLDVAVRHGDAYESQLAAARSLAAKPEMLKPLDTFASSGIPTPVALSRELLNIVPKLSPRAEAPASGTGIVERLQAGASKLVRIERTDGVGNDRGAIVARVTAAALRNDFGEARRELKTLPEADRAPAQAWLDKTDARDAALAASRKFADAAMADLVKPGQ; this is encoded by the coding sequence ATGGCCGACGACAAGCCTGAAGACGCAGGATTGGCTCCCGAGTCCGGCCGCGCCAAGCGCATCCCGCCCACCATCGACCTCGAGGCGACGGAAGTCTCGACCCAGCCGCAGCAGGTGACGGGCGAGCCTGAGGCTGGGGCAGCGACCGAACAGGCCGCGCATGAGCAAGCCAAATCTGAAGAGGAAAAGTCTCAAGAGGAAAAGTCTCAAGAGGAAAAGTCTCAAGAGGTAAGGTCCGAAGAAGCTATTACCGCGCCGCAGCCCGAACCTGCCGAAGAAGAGTCTTCCGTTGCGTCCGCGTCGGTATCGCCGTCGATTTCACCCTGGGTTATCGCTCCGTTCTCCGGCGCCGTCGCAGCCGCAATCGTGATCGCGGTCGGCTGGATGCTGGGCTGGCCTGCCGTGCAGGCGCCGCCGGCTGCTCCGCAAGTGACGGGCGCAACCGTCGAGGCGCTGAGCGGGCGCGTGGCCGCGGTCGAAGCCAAGGCGGGCAAGCCGGCCGCCGATCCGGCCATGGTGGCGCGGATCGATGCGCTGGAGAAATCCGCAACGAGCCTGCGCAGCGAGATCGCCAATCTGCGCGCACAATCCGACAAGACTGCCAGCGCCCTGAACGACGCGACATCGGCGCCGCGCGCTGCCGCGCCCGATCTTGCCGCTCTCAACGACCGCCTCGCTCAGCTCGAGCGTGCAAGCAAGACCGAACGTGCGGAACTCGCACAGCAAAGCGAGAAGATCGCCGACGCGAAGACGATGGACGACAAGCCGCTGCGCCATGTGGTGGCGGCGGCCCTGCTCGACGTCGCCGTTCGCCACGGCGATGCCTACGAGTCGCAGCTCGCCGCCGCGCGGTCGCTGGCAGCAAAGCCGGAGATGCTGAAGCCGCTCGACACCTTTGCGTCGTCAGGCATTCCGACGCCGGTCGCCTTGAGTCGCGAGCTCCTCAACATCGTGCCAAAATTGTCGCCGCGGGCGGAAGCTCCGGCCAGCGGCACCGGAATCGTCGAGCGCCTTCAGGCGGGGGCGTCGAAACTCGTCCGCATCGAGCGTACCGACGGGGTCGGCAACGATCGCGGCGCGATCGTCGCGCGGGTGACGGCGGCTGCGTTGCGCAACGATTTCGGCGAGGCGCGGCGCGAGTTGAAGACGCTGCCCGAGGCCGATCGTGCACCGGCGCAAGCCTGGCTCGACAAGACCGATGCCCGTGACGCCGCGCTCGCCGCGTCACGCAAATTCGCCGACGCCGCCATGGCGGATCTCGTCAAGCCTGGTCAATAA